Proteins from one Anopheles nili chromosome 2, idAnoNiliSN_F5_01, whole genome shotgun sequence genomic window:
- the LOC128730879 gene encoding uncharacterized protein LOC128730879, with product MDRQSSDNLVLSGDPEPNNLTEGCGSLGMFLMKRLLRHGDSVAVIDGVYSSELRYLELLENAVHLAEELRQYTSLQPGDVVGIISENRLEFPVVLYAAFFLNAAVAPINLTYTEREFDHALNLSKPKILFVSPHSAERVIAVAQKNRHFIEHIFIFGEENNFGKNVQLYEDFISRTSAKNPHSFQIAPTNVDEHVALIMCSSGTTGLPKGVQLTQKNVMASVWLLSKLEESFEVPVVVLGVIPWFHAFGCLTLINVICNKLKLVSLPKFEEGLFLGCIENYRCSFVFIVPPLMVFLAKHPLVDSYDISCINTLLCGAAPLSRDTESLVKKRIGVKHVLQGYGMSETTLAMLIQATDCNKPGSVGKLQAGTMAKVVDPDTGKLLGPNRPGELYFKGTQIMKGYIGNKEATEETIDKNGWLRTGDIGYYDQDGDFFIIDRLKELIKYKGYQVPPAELEAILLTNPKIKDVGVVGMPDEIAGELPLAFVVKQPGVDLTEADVKQYVAVRSSPAKRLHGGVQFVLEIPKNASGKILRRELRSLMQLTARSKL from the exons ATGGACAGACAAAGCAGTGATAATTTGGTTCTCTCGGGTGATCCTGAGCCAAACAATCTTACCGAAGGATGTGGTTCTCTAGGAATGTTTTTGATGAAACGATTATTGCGCCATGGTGATAGTGTCGCGGTG ATCGACGGTGTATATTCCAGCGAATTGCGATACCTCGAGTTATTAGAGAATGCAGTTCACTTAGCAGAAGAACTTCGGCAATATACAAGCTTGCAGCCGGGAGATGTCGTGGGAATCATCAGTGAAAACCGCTTAGAATTTCCGGTTGTCCTTTACGCAGCGTTCTTTCTCaacgctgctgttgctcctaTCAATCTTACATACACTGAAC GCGAATTCGATCATGCACTAAATTTATCGAAGCCgaaaatattgtttgtttCCCCACATTCTGCGGAGCGGGTCATTGCAGTAGCACAAAAAAATCGTCACTTTATCGAACACATTTTTATATtcggagaagaaaataatttcgGAAAAAACGTACAGCTTTATGAGGATTTTATTTCAAGGACAAGCGCTAAAAATCCGCATTCTTTTCAAATAGCACCGACGAATGTAGATGAACATGTGGCCCTCATTATGTGTTCCTCTGGAACAACAGGTTTACCGAAAGGAGTTCAGCTAACGCAGAAGAATGTGATGGCGAGCGTATGGTTGCTATCTAAACTAGAGGAATCATTTGAGGTACCTGTCGTTGTACTTGGAGTTATACCGTGGTTTCATGCATTCGGATGTTTAACGTTGATCAATGTaatatgcaacaagttgaagcTCGTTTCTTTACCAAAGTTTGAGGAAGGATTGTTTTTAGGTTGCATTGAAAACTATCGGTGCTCTTTTGTGTTTATTGTGCCACCTTTGATGGTTTTCCTAGCGAAGCATCCGCTGGTCGACAGTTATGATATAAGCTGCATCAACACGTTACTGTGCGGTGCCGCACCGCTCAGCAGGGACACCGAGTCTTTGGTAAAAAAACGAATCGGCGTTAAACATGTCCTTCAAGGGTATGGCATGAGTGAAACAACTCTCGCAATGCTTATACAAGCTACTGATTGCAACAAACCAGGTAGTGTTGGAAAACTGCAAGCTGGAACAATGGCGAAAGTGGTCGATCCTGATACGGGAAAGTTGCTAGGTCCCAATCGGCCAGGAGAGTTATATTTCAAGGGCACTCAAATTATGAAAGGATATATCGGAAACAAGGAAGCAACTGAAGAAACAATCGACAAAAATGGCTGGCTTCGCACCGGCGATATTGGTTATTATGATcaggatggtgattttttcattattgatCGATTGAAAGAGTTAATCAAGTACAAAGGATACCAGGTACCACCGGCAGAGCTTGAAGCTATCTTATTGACTAATCCAAAAATTAAAgatgttggtgttgttggaaTGCCAGATGAGATAGCTGGGGAACTTCCATTGGCTTTCGTCGTCAAACAACCTGGCGTTGATCTGACAGAAGCCGACGTGAAACAGTACGTGGCGGTGCGTTCTTCTCCAGCAAAAAGATTGCACGGGGGAGTGCAGTTTGTTCTCGAGATACCTAAAAATGCGAGTGGCAAAATTTTGAGACGAGAACTACGATCCTTGATGCAACTAACAGCGCGTTCCAAACTATAA
- the LOC128731594 gene encoding 3'(2'),5'-bisphosphate nucleotidase 1 produces the protein MASTAPLVMRLVGSSIKIAHRAGGIIRDVMCRGDLGIVEKGKDDLQTEADRSAQRCIVASLTKLFPDVTIIGEEGPSDLNVPEDWLITESNVEFLEKHKCPEPFVDLKESDVVIWVDPLDGTSEYTQGFLERVTVLIGIAVNDRAVGGVIHQPYYKADSGDVGRTIWGLKGCGTGGILPVLPPMDRFWVTTTRSHSNGIVQSALDALAPDEILRVGGAGYKVLQLLEGKAHAYVFASAGCKKWDTCAPEAVLEANGGKLTDMLGRHYRYGRDVNFPNSSGVLGSVAGVSHDDILSKIPVTVKQAMDTS, from the exons ATGGCTAGTACAGCTCCGTTGGTAATGCGCTTGGTTGGTAGCTCAATAAAGATTGCGCATCGAGCAGGCGGGATTATTCGCGATGTCATGTGCCGTGGTGATCTGGGTATTGTCGAGAAAGGAAAAGACGATCTTCAAACCGAAGCCGACCGATCGGCGCAACGTTGCATAGTCGCATCTCTTACCAAACTTTTTCCCGATGTGACCATCATTGGAGAAGAAGGGCCCAGCGATTTAAAT GTGCCAGAAGATTGGTTGATTACGGAAAGTAATGTGGAATTTTTAGAAAAACATAAATGCCCTGAACCTTTCGTCGATCTGAAGGAATCAGATGTAGTGATTTGGGTGGATCCGTTAGATGGCACTAGCGAATACACCCAAGGCTTCCTCGAACGAGTGACGGTACTGATTGGTATCGCAGTCAATGATAGAGCTGTCGGTGGGGTAATACATCAGCCTTACTATAAGGCTGATTCCGGTGATGTTGGTCGCACTATCTGGGGCTTGAAGGGCTGTGGTACTGGCGGTATTTTGCCTGTATTGCCGCCTATGGATCGTTTTTGGGTAACAACGACTCGATCACATTCCAACGGTATCGTACAATCTGCTCTGGATGCTTTGGCACCTGATGAAATATTACGTGTTGGTGGTGCGGGTTATAAGGTTTTGCAGCTACTGGAAGGCAAGGCGCATGCATACGTGTTTGCAAGTGCTGGATGTAAGAAATGGGATACCTGCGCGCCAGAAGCAGTTCTAGAGgccaacggtggaaaacttacCGATATGCTTGGACGACATTATCGATATGGTAGGGAtgtaaattttcccaacagcAGTGGCGTATTAGGCTCTGTGGCAGGTGTATCACACGATGACATTCTTTCAAAAATACCAGTTACTGTTAAGCAGGCAATGGACACGTCTTAA
- the LOC128730327 gene encoding electron transfer flavoprotein subunit beta — MSRVLVGVKRVIDYAVKIRVKPDKSGVITEGVKHSMNPFDEIAVEEAVKLKEKKIASEVVAVSVGPSQSQEVLRTALAMGADRGIHIEVAGKEYDLLQPIHVSKILAKLAQDEKADLVILGKQAIDDDCNQTAQMTAALLDWPQATFASKVEKEGDTLMVVREVDGGLETIKAKLPAVISADLRLNTPRYATLPNIMKAKKKPIKKLAPKELGVDTSPRIEVVSVEDPPVRQAGSVLPDVDTLLTKLRDGGHIK, encoded by the exons ATGTCGCGTGTTTTAGTTGGTGTAAAACGTGTAATTGATTATGCGGTAAAG ATTCGCGTTAAACCGGATAAATCTGGTGTAATCACGGAGGGTGTTAAGCATTCGATGAATCCTTTTGACGAAATTGCGGTTGAGGAAGCGGTGAAGCTTAAGGAGAAAAAGATCGCCTCCGAAGTAGTAGCCGTCTCGGTTGGACCTTCCCAATCTCAGGAAGTGCTACGAACAGCACTTGCTATGGGCGCAGACCGCGGTATTCATATTGAAGTGGCGGGAAAAGAGTACGATCTGCTTCAACCAATTCATGTTTCAAAGATTTTGGCAAAACTGGCGCAAGATGAAAAAGCTGATCTTGTCATCTTGGGTAAGCAAGCAATTGATGATGATTGCAATCAGACGGCGCAGATGACAGCTGCGCTTTTGGATTGGCCCCAGGCAACCTTTGCATCCAAAGTCGAGAAAGAAGGAGATACACTAATGGTCGTACGGGAAGTTGATGGAGGATTGGAAACAATTAAAGCTAAGCTGCCGGCAGTGATCAGTGCTGACTTACGTTTAAATACTCCTCGCTATGCAACACTACCGAATATaatgaaggcaaaaaagaaaccgatcAAAAAGCTCGCCCCTAAAGAGCTAGGCGTTGATACTTCCCCTCGCATCGAAGTTGTGTCTGTGGAAGATCCACCGGTACGACAGGCTGGCTCTGTTTTACCAGATGTCGACACATTATTGACGAAACTTCGCGATGGTGGTCACATCAAGTAG
- the LOC128724675 gene encoding zinc finger protein ZFP2-like: MIDDESKELTFTGPASDQTNGSQSGNNGITLNISGDAATVYRINMGDTQESSDEDTSDGKSSIADEDDSSEDSSEDEDDDEECCSDDTDDTSSSCSSTSSTGATSSGTGTSMRLEEHIEGTSGEQGPLYNSYMEEPVMQNLPEGSLLQGLAVEEAQVPGEDKHFPDKNLITEDLEPLQLDEQLPKVEDNADQLQMQQHQMRLQEQQQQQQLMLHHQQPDGNHEQQDQQQNVNQQQEQIQDQQQELQQQPELIEGTQLQQTENDAEKQPQNAELVNEEPPKKPRKRKKRNAGTILTKNFACQVCQKRFSKAIYLKVHTRTHTGEKPYACDICFKSFTQASSLNTHKRLHFNKPYSCSFCDKRFSQHSSKKMHERVHSQEKPYPCQVCLKAFSNVSNLTVHMRIHQGLKPYKCEKCDKCFAQSQTLKTHYISAHTDVRPFQCDLCPKSYATLSNLNNHKHTHLDEKPFVCEECGKRFTQKSSLKTHALSHNTERPFPCDDCTKSFNTQAMLNTHRRNMHCAERPYPCTKCNKSYAQETRLRQHMLSHADAHQRDMNEDEEREDKIMSLEASEESDKETEENAIENNGFNEEQELATKETSIQSQEASQSQEMNHRDQVQPSDEDDDDDFDDNDNDDVYVSKRI, from the exons ATGATAGATGATGAAAGTAAAGAGCTTACGTTCACAGGGCCGGCATCTGATCAAACCAACGGTAGTCAGAGTGGCAATAATGGAATTACGTTGAATATCAGTGGTGATGCTGCAACAGTCTACCGGATAAATATGGGAGATACACAAGAATCTTCCGATGAAGACACTTCAGATGGAAAGAGCAGTATCGCAGACGAGGATGACAGTTCAGAAGATTCTAGCGAGGACGAGGATGATGACGAAGAATGCTGTAGTGACGATACAGACGATACCAGTTCTAGTTGTAGCAGTACCAGTAGCACCGGAGCAACTTCCTCGGGAACGGGAACCAGCATGCGACTCGAGGAGCATATCGAAGGAACTTCAGGAGAACAAGGTCCCCTGTACAATTCGTATATGGAAGAACCTGTAATGCAAAACCTCCCAGAAGGTAGCCTTCTTCAAGGACTTGCTGTTGAAGAAGCCCAAGTTCCAGGAGAAGACAAACATTTTCCGGACAAAAATCTCATAACTGAAGATCTGGAACCACTTCAATTGGATGAACAGTTACCTAAAGTTGAAGATAATGCGGACCAGTTACAAATGCAGCAACACCAAATGCGACTacaggaacaacaacaacagcagcagcttatGCTACATCATCAGCAACCGGATGGAAATCATGAACAGCAGGATCAACAGCAAAATGTAAATCAACAACAGGAACAAATACAGGATCAGCAGCAGGAACTACAACAGCAACCAGAGCTAATAGAGGGAACACAGCTCCAGCAAACGGAGAATGATGCAGAAAAGCAACCACAAAATGCTGAACTGGTCAATGAAGAACCGCCTAAAAAACCTCGCAAGCGTAAGAAAAGAAACGCAGGAACGATACTAACAAAAAATTTTGCATGTCAAGTTTGTCAGAAACGATTTTCCAAGGCGATCTATTTGAAAGTGCACACTCGTACACATACTGGAGAAAAGCCGTACGCTTGCGATATTTGCTTCAAAAGCTTTACGCAAGCTTCTAGTTTAAACACGCACAAGCGGTTGCATTTCAAC AAACCATACTCCTGCAGTTTCTGTGACAAACGGTTTAGCCAACATTCGAGCAAAAAGATGCACGAGCGAGTTCACAGCCAAGAAAAGCCGTATCCATGCCAGGTGTGTTTAAAGGCATTCAGCAACGTTAGCAACCTGACCGTACACATGCGCATACATCAGGGGCTTAAACCGtataaatgtgaaaaatgcGACAAGTGTTTCGCACAATCGCAGACGCTGAAAACTCATTACATTTCTGCACACACAGACGTTCGACCGTTCCAGTGTGATCTTTGCCCTAAATCATATGCCACCCTCTCCAATTTAAAtaaccacaaacacacgcatctAGACGAAAAACCATTTGTTTGTGAGGAATGTGGAAAACGGTTCACTCAAAAATCTTCCCTGAAAACCCACGCACTTTCTCACAACACTGAACGGCCTTTTCCGTGTGACGATTGCACAAAGTCGTTCAACACGCAGGCGATGTTAAATACACACCGGCGAAATATGCATTGCGCCGAGCGGCCGTATCCTTGCACAAAGTGCAATAAATCGTACGCACAAGAGACGAGGCTTCGACAGCACATGCTAAGCCATGCGGAT GCACACCAAAGAGACATGAATGAAGATGAAGAACGAGAAGATAAAATTATGAGTCTAGAAGCCTCCGAGGAGAGCGACAAAGAGACCGAAGAAAATGCGATTGAGAACAACGGGTTTAACGAAGAACAAGAACTCGCTACCAAGGAAACTAGCATTCAGTCACAGGAAGCCAGCCAATCACAGGAAATGAATCACAGGGATCAAGTACAGCCcagcgacgaggacgatgatgatgatttcgaTGATAACGATaatgacgatg TGTATGTGTCAAAACGCATCTAG